In one Dama dama isolate Ldn47 chromosome 5, ASM3311817v1, whole genome shotgun sequence genomic region, the following are encoded:
- the CBX4 gene encoding E3 SUMO-protein ligase CBX4, whose protein sequence is MELPAVGEHVFAVESIEKKRIRKGRVEYLVKWRGWSPKYNTWEPEENILDPRLLIAFQNRERQEQLMGYRKRGPKPKPLVVQVPTFARRSNVLTGLQDSSADNRAKLELGGQGKGQGHQYELNSKKHHQYQPHSKERAGKPPPPGKSGKYYYQLNSKKHHPYQPDPKMYDLQYQGGHKEAPSPTCPDLGSKSHPPDKWPHGGGAKSYLGAVKPLASTAGAPGKGSEKGPPNGMTPAPKEAVTGNGIGGKMKIVKNKNKNGRIVIVMSKYMENGMQAVKIKSGEAAEGEARSPSHKKRAAEERHPPADRTFKKAAGAEEKKAETPSKRREEEAPGTGDPQSQEAGSRKLSPTKEAFGEQPLQLTTKPDLLAWDPARSTHPPSHHHHHHHYHHHHHHAVDLNLSHARKRCLSETHGEREPCKKRLTARSISTPTCLGGSPASERPADVPPAAALPQPEVILLDSDLDEPIDLRCVKTRSEAGEPPSALQVKPEAPATAAVAAAPATAAEKTPTEAQDEPEEQLSEFKPFFGNIIITDVTANCLTVTFKEYLTV, encoded by the exons ATGGAGCTGCCAGCTGTTGGCGAGCACGTCTTCGCGGTGGAGAGCATCGAGAAGAAGCGGATCCGCAAG GGCAGAGTGGAGTATTTGGTGAAATGGAGAGGCTGGTCCCCCAA ATATAACACGTGGGAACCCGAGGAGAACATCCTGGATCCCCGGCTGCTGATCGCCTTCCAGAACAG GGAACGGCAGGAGCAGCTGATGGGATACCGGAAGAGAGGGCCGAAGCCCAAACCGCTGGTGGTGCAG GTACCTACCTTTGCCCGTCGTTCCAATGTGCTGACCGGACTCCAGGACTCCTCGGCTGACAACCGCGCCAAGCTGGAGCTGGGCGGTCAGGGCAAGGGCCAGGGGCACCAATACGAGCTCAACAGCAAGAAGCACCACCAGTACCAGCCGCACAGCAAGGAGCGGGCGGGCAAGCCCCCACCGCCAGGCAAGAGCGGTAAATACTACTACCAGCTCAACAGCAAGAAGCACCACCCCTACCAGCCGGACCCCAAAATGTATGACCTGCAGTACCAGGGCGGCCACAAGGAGGCGCCCAGCCCCACCTGCCCGGACCTAGGCTCCAAGAGCCACCCGCCCGATAAGTGGCCCCACGGCGGGGGAGCCAAGAGCTACCTGGGAGCCGTGAAGCCCCTGGCCAGTACGGCCGGGGCTCCAGGCAAGGGCTCCGAGAAGGGTCCCCCCAACGGGATGACGCCGGCCCCCAAGGAGGCGGTGACGGGCAACGGGATTGGGGGCAAGATGAAGATCGTTAAAAACAAGAACAAGAACGGGCGCATCGTGATCGTGATGAGCAAGTACATGGAGAACGGCATGCAGGCGGTGAAGATCAAGTCCGGGGAGGCAGCCGAGGGCGAGGCGCGCTCCCCCAGCCACAAGAAACGGGCTGCTGAGGAGCGTCACCCCCCGGCAGACAGGACTTTTAAAAAGGCCGCGGGGGCGGAGGAGAAGAAGGCGGAAACGCCCTccaagaggagggaggaggaggcacCGGGGACCGGGGACCCGCAGTCCCAAGAGGCCGGCTCCCGCAAGCTCTCCCCGACCAAGGAGGCCTTCGGCGAGCAGCCTCTGCAGCTCACTACCAAGCCTGACCTGCTGGCCTGGGACCCGGCCCGCAGCACACACCCAccctcccaccatcaccaccaccaccactaccaccaccatcatcaccacgcCGTCGACCTAAATCTCTCCCATGCGCGCAAGCGCTGCCTCTCCGAGACCCACGGCGAGCGAGAGCCCTGCAAGAAGCGTCTGACGGCGCGCAGCATCAGCACCCCCACCTGCCTGGGGGGCAGCCCCGCCTCGGAGCGCCCTGCGGACGTGCCCCCCGCCGCCGCCCTCCCGCAACCGGAGGTCATCCTGCTGGACTCGGACCTAGACGAACCCATAGACTTACGCTGCGTCAAGACGCGCAGCGAGGCCGGGGAGCCGCCCAGCGCCCTCCAGGTGAAGCCCGAGGCGCCCGCGACCGCGGCGGTGGCTGCTGCGCCGGCAACAGCGGCCGAGAAGACCCCGACCGAGGCCCAGGACGAACCCGAGGAGCAACTGAGCGAGTTCAAGCCCTTCTTTGGGAATATAATTATCACCGATGTCACCGCGAACTGCCTCACCGTCACGTTCAAGGAGTACCTGACGGTGTAG